The proteins below are encoded in one region of Sporosarcina sp. FSL K6-1508:
- a CDS encoding YlbF family regulator, whose protein sequence is MMTDEWITIIEDAEDLTGMLLASEAVAEYRKAHDAVYSDAKLVKAIQDFAAMKERYEEVQRFGRYHPDYNIVMKSIRVQKRELDMNEQVAALRLAENDVQYIFDEIGSIIAKSVSDEVKVPAGSAFFSDSSCGGSCGTGGGCSCSA, encoded by the coding sequence ATGATGACTGACGAATGGATCACCATCATTGAAGATGCGGAAGACCTAACTGGAATGTTGCTTGCTTCCGAAGCGGTGGCTGAATACCGTAAAGCTCACGATGCTGTCTATTCGGATGCCAAACTAGTAAAAGCAATTCAAGATTTCGCAGCAATGAAGGAACGATATGAGGAAGTCCAGCGATTCGGAAGATATCATCCGGATTATAATATAGTAATGAAAAGCATCCGTGTACAAAAACGGGAGCTTGATATGAATGAACAGGTTGCGGCGCTTCGATTAGCTGAAAATGATGTTCAATATATATTTGACGAAATTGGCTCCATCATTGCTAAATCGGTTTCGGATGAAGTGAAAGTCCCGGCTGGTAGCGCATTCTTTTCCGACTCATCCTGTGGCGGAAGTTGCGGCACCGGCGGAGGCTGT
- a CDS encoding UDP-N-acetylmuramoyl-L-alanyl-D-glutamate--2,6-diaminopimelate ligase, producing the protein MVLFLTELIKDWPCTVNGGKLRTVVTGITEDSSRVKKGYVFVARKGHENDGARYIEKAIEQGAKAIVIDRTDVIEIPGDIVVITVSDCTLFMSHASARLAGNPAERMKVIAVTGTNGKTTVTHFIGQLLKGYGNRVAVIGTTGIFFDGIKIDYDCPKMTTLPAEYLHPLLKKCNDENITHIVLEASSLGLSSNRLDHCEIDIGILLNIGTDHYEEHGGKSAYINAKKRLIRMAKTIIVNKDDEQCVQMVEKATVPLIYFGTDPSADVRVPELQMNPSIPGHYNRMNALAAISALLVLGYSLVDIVHHCSKLQLPEGRLQQLERDGVRVYVDYAHTPDALKAVLQTLSNSCYGKLITVFGCGGQRDKGKRAEMGELAVFYSSSVIVTSDNPRNEDPIAIISDIMEGFGGACSAIEAELDRKYAIRKAILCAAPGDIVLIAGKGHEKTQHTADGLFPFSDYEEAERALFEKTFLDIKEINIE; encoded by the coding sequence GTGGTGCTGTTTTTAACAGAGCTTATCAAAGACTGGCCCTGTACGGTCAATGGCGGAAAACTTAGAACTGTTGTCACGGGAATCACCGAAGATTCCTCGCGCGTAAAGAAGGGCTACGTGTTTGTAGCGAGGAAGGGTCATGAGAACGATGGTGCGCGCTATATTGAAAAAGCGATTGAGCAAGGCGCGAAAGCTATCGTTATAGATAGAACTGATGTAATAGAAATACCGGGAGACATTGTTGTCATCACTGTTTCAGATTGTACATTGTTCATGTCCCATGCCAGTGCTCGGTTGGCAGGTAATCCTGCTGAGAGAATGAAGGTGATTGCGGTGACTGGAACAAATGGAAAGACGACAGTTACTCATTTCATTGGTCAATTATTGAAAGGTTATGGAAATCGGGTGGCTGTCATCGGTACGACAGGCATTTTTTTCGATGGTATAAAAATTGACTATGACTGTCCTAAAATGACAACCTTACCTGCTGAATACCTTCATCCTTTATTAAAGAAATGTAACGATGAAAACATCACACATATCGTTCTTGAAGCATCTTCACTCGGTTTGTCGTCCAATCGTTTAGATCATTGCGAGATCGATATAGGAATATTATTGAATATTGGCACTGATCATTACGAAGAACATGGTGGAAAGTCTGCTTATATCAATGCGAAAAAGCGTTTAATCCGAATGGCAAAAACAATCATTGTCAATAAAGATGATGAACAATGTGTACAAATGGTTGAAAAAGCAACGGTTCCTTTGATTTATTTTGGGACGGATCCGTCTGCTGATGTCCGAGTTCCGGAACTTCAAATGAATCCTAGCATTCCGGGTCATTACAACCGAATGAATGCATTGGCAGCAATTAGCGCGCTTCTAGTTCTTGGTTACAGCTTAGTGGATATTGTGCACCATTGCAGTAAGCTGCAACTCCCTGAAGGCAGGTTGCAGCAGTTAGAGAGGGATGGTGTAAGGGTTTATGTCGACTATGCGCATACACCTGATGCACTCAAAGCAGTATTACAGACGCTGTCCAATTCGTGTTATGGGAAACTGATCACAGTTTTTGGATGCGGCGGTCAGCGCGATAAAGGAAAGAGAGCGGAAATGGGAGAACTCGCTGTTTTTTATTCTTCCAGTGTCATTGTTACATCAGATAATCCTAGAAATGAGGATCCCATAGCAATTATTTCGGATATTATGGAAGGCTTCGGAGGGGCTTGTTCGGCTATTGAAGCAGAACTGGATCGAAAATATGCGATCCGGAAAGCGATTCTATGTGCGGCACCAGGAGATATCGTCCTCATAGCTGGAAAAGGTCACGAAAAAACACAGCACACTGCAGATGGTTTGTTTCCATTTTCTGATTACGAAGAAGCGGAACGGGCGCTCTTTGAAAAAACATTTTTGGATATTAAAGAAATAAATATTGAATAG
- a CDS encoding amino acid kinase family protein yields the protein MIIQKFGGVAMRDEEMRLNCINHIKDGLKEFGDVVVVVSAIGRYGDPYSTDSLLQLTDAFSSSAAASDLAVSCGELIAAAVMSAELARAGVANTVLHGIQAGVMAAGKFGDGTIDYIDPVPILKSLELTRCVIIPGFQGIDKNGQVITLGRGGSDLSAIALAGALQASHAEFFKDVPGVMTHDPREVENPRKLDLLKMDEFIPLLDSARPIIQKRAALHAIKTATPLYIRGIASTEPGTWVMP from the coding sequence ATGATCATCCAGAAATTCGGTGGGGTAGCAATGAGAGATGAAGAAATGAGATTGAATTGCATTAACCATATAAAAGATGGACTGAAAGAGTTTGGTGATGTTGTTGTTGTCGTTTCTGCAATCGGCCGTTATGGTGATCCTTACTCGACGGACAGCCTTCTTCAGCTTACGGACGCTTTTTCGTCTTCGGCAGCCGCAAGTGATCTCGCTGTGTCTTGCGGGGAACTGATTGCAGCAGCAGTCATGTCTGCAGAACTAGCGCGGGCAGGCGTTGCAAATACGGTTCTGCATGGCATCCAGGCCGGCGTAATGGCCGCTGGTAAATTTGGAGATGGCACGATTGACTATATTGACCCAGTACCAATTCTTAAAAGCCTTGAACTAACTCGTTGTGTCATAATTCCGGGCTTCCAAGGTATTGATAAAAATGGTCAGGTTATTACTCTTGGAAGAGGGGGCAGCGACTTATCCGCCATCGCGCTTGCTGGAGCACTCCAGGCCTCGCACGCAGAGTTCTTCAAAGATGTCCCTGGCGTTATGACCCACGATCCGCGCGAAGTCGAAAATCCCCGCAAACTGGATTTGCTGAAGATGGACGAATTCATTCCTCTTCTCGATAGTGCAAGACCTATCATTCAGAAACGCGCTGCACTTCATGCCATAAAAACAGCGACACCTCTTTACATAAGAGGTATCGCCAGTACTGAACCAGGAACATGGGTTATGCCTTGA
- a CDS encoding CAP domain-containing protein encodes MKVIWKIIILLIIVLVGFYIIDDRVKENKPLESPVKHGTAIPVPGKGVGMPLPQEERPESGISLFVGKSVDVLIEQWGEPDRVEPSDYGYDWWIYNKEQQLMAGVTEGKVNQVYTADLSSDVQPFEIGQDVKDIYRFTIVESEVGVQIGENEYTFTLNSDDVKNRLLIKYENVYAQLYIDDVDGELEAIRFIDPITLVLHQPYDMSYMGEIVSADRPSSSMQMEVDRGMERQIFELTNLYRKNHGLQKVLSDYNLTVAAQQHSEDMALENYFSHESPMTGNLSDRLEEVGIDYRKARENIAFNYVDAIEAVHGWLNSPAHRTVLLEKDFSHLGTGAYGKYYTQVFVRMPIEEKRQQ; translated from the coding sequence ATGAAAGTAATTTGGAAAATAATAATTCTGCTCATCATCGTCCTAGTAGGATTTTATATTATAGATGATCGGGTAAAAGAGAATAAACCACTTGAATCGCCTGTGAAGCATGGCACAGCTATACCAGTGCCTGGAAAAGGAGTAGGTATGCCACTACCTCAAGAAGAGAGGCCAGAATCTGGTATATCACTATTTGTGGGGAAAAGTGTAGACGTGCTAATCGAGCAGTGGGGTGAGCCGGACCGTGTAGAACCCTCGGACTATGGGTATGATTGGTGGATTTATAATAAGGAACAGCAGTTAATGGCTGGCGTGACTGAAGGGAAAGTAAATCAAGTCTATACTGCCGATCTATCTTCTGATGTTCAGCCTTTTGAAATTGGGCAAGATGTGAAAGACATTTACCGATTTACGATTGTTGAATCGGAAGTTGGTGTACAAATTGGAGAAAATGAATATACATTCACGTTAAACAGTGATGATGTGAAAAATAGGTTGCTTATTAAGTATGAAAATGTCTATGCACAGCTTTATATCGACGATGTGGATGGAGAACTTGAAGCGATACGCTTTATCGACCCAATTACTTTGGTCCTTCACCAACCATATGACATGTCTTATATGGGGGAAATTGTAAGTGCAGACCGTCCATCGTCTTCAATGCAGATGGAAGTAGACCGTGGAATGGAGCGTCAAATTTTCGAATTAACTAACCTCTACCGAAAGAATCATGGATTGCAAAAAGTTTTGAGTGATTATAATCTCACTGTAGCAGCACAACAACATAGTGAAGATATGGCACTTGAAAATTACTTTTCCCATGAATCGCCTATGACAGGTAATCTTTCGGATAGATTAGAAGAGGTGGGAATTGACTATCGTAAAGCCCGGGAAAATATTGCCTTCAATTATGTGGACGCAATAGAGGCAGTTCATGGATGGCTCAATTCACCTGCCCACCGCACTGTCCTTCTTGAAAAGGATTTCTCACATCTTGGGACAGGTGCATATGGCAAATACTATACACAGGTTTTTGTACGGATGCCTATAGAAGAAAAAAGGCAGCAATGA
- a CDS encoding YugN family protein — protein MYIEDTGIENIVADLSVLDEIMLKHDLVRAGQWDYERATFDKKYMIKEGTYYLRVFSYTTDGDVDTRKATMILKKPVIGKHYYPHGVEYGEGEHFPASLIKDCVATLKAVSAALEPYNLKK, from the coding sequence ATGTATATTGAAGATACAGGCATTGAAAATATTGTTGCCGACTTATCAGTACTTGATGAAATCATGTTAAAACACGACCTTGTGCGTGCAGGACAATGGGACTACGAGCGTGCGACATTTGATAAGAAATATATGATCAAAGAAGGTACATATTATTTGCGCGTATTCAGTTACACAACTGATGGCGATGTTGATACGCGTAAAGCGACCATGATTCTAAAAAAACCAGTTATTGGAAAACATTATTACCCACACGGCGTCGAGTACGGTGAAGGTGAACACTTCCCTGCTAGCCTCATTAAAGACTGTGTCGCAACTTTAAAAGCAGTAAGTGCAGCACTAGAACCTTATAACCTTAAAAAGTAA
- the ytvI gene encoding sporulation integral membrane protein YtvI, protein MSKWLSKRNSIIVLSIIITILIFIFILPVSLPIILALLTALIIDPLVRLAEKKFKWNRKLSVISVFIFILTIITSILYYTVTRLIGKIIDFTKTAPDYFNSLSGVWIDGQSKLFQYTSGMPDDVVKAVQKEFKNVFETIRESILGLLNYEKIMSLMAEIPNFLVSFIVFIIALFLFMLELPELKKTLFRHLTTSTAEKVRFMITKLNSVIFGFMKAQLLVSFIILAVTFVGLLLIIPKYAIVMSLVIWIIDVIPILGSIIILAPWSLYMFISGDVATGTQLAILAAVLLIIRRTVEPKVMGSQIGLSPLPTLIAMFIGLKLFGFLGFFIGPLVVILFTTAREAGIIKLNFRI, encoded by the coding sequence TTGTCAAAATGGCTGTCGAAACGTAATTCAATCATAGTGTTAAGCATAATTATTACCATTTTGATTTTCATCTTTATCCTTCCTGTTTCCTTACCGATCATTCTTGCACTTCTTACAGCTTTGATAATCGATCCCCTTGTAAGATTGGCTGAAAAGAAATTTAAGTGGAATCGAAAACTATCGGTGATTTCAGTTTTCATCTTTATCCTTACAATTATAACATCAATTCTTTATTACACCGTCACACGATTGATCGGTAAAATTATTGACTTTACCAAAACAGCGCCCGACTATTTCAATTCACTTTCCGGTGTCTGGATTGATGGTCAAAGCAAACTGTTTCAGTACACCTCTGGAATGCCCGACGATGTTGTAAAGGCTGTTCAAAAAGAATTCAAAAATGTTTTTGAAACTATACGCGAGTCGATTCTTGGTTTACTCAACTATGAGAAGATTATGTCCCTTATGGCAGAAATTCCAAATTTCCTTGTCAGTTTTATCGTTTTCATCATTGCGTTATTCTTGTTTATGCTCGAGTTACCTGAATTAAAGAAAACGTTATTCAGACACTTGACGACCTCGACAGCAGAAAAAGTTCGGTTTATGATCACTAAACTCAATTCCGTCATTTTTGGATTCATGAAAGCACAACTGCTGGTCAGCTTTATCATTCTTGCGGTTACCTTTGTCGGGCTTCTTTTGATTATACCTAAATATGCAATCGTCATGTCGCTTGTCATATGGATCATCGATGTCATCCCAATTCTAGGGTCCATCATCATCCTTGCCCCTTGGTCACTTTATATGTTTATCAGCGGGGATGTAGCAACCGGAACACAATTAGCTATTTTGGCAGCAGTCCTGCTCATTATCCGACGAACTGTAGAACCTAAAGTGATGGGATCTCAAATCGGGTTATCCCCTCTCCCTACGCTAATCGCTATGTTCATCGGTTTAAAACTGTTCGGTTTCCTCGGATTCTTTATCGGACCGTTAGTTGTCATCCTGTTTACAACTGCCCGCGAAGCTGGGATCATTAAATTGAATTTCAGAATTTAA
- a CDS encoding DUF420 domain-containing protein, protein MNLPLLPTISTLFIVLSAILVAIGWNLIRKKKIEAHKKTMLAAAASAILFLIIYVSRTILVGNTSFGGPDKLKIYYTVFLVFHIVLATTGAVLGGVTIHAGLKNNLVRHRKLGPIASIIWFFTAITGVAVYLLLYVFYKGGEVTSMFKAILGF, encoded by the coding sequence ATGAATCTGCCCTTGCTACCTACAATTAGTACATTGTTTATTGTACTTTCAGCCATATTGGTTGCGATAGGATGGAATTTAATCCGCAAAAAGAAAATAGAGGCCCATAAAAAGACGATGCTGGCGGCAGCGGCATCGGCAATTCTTTTTCTTATCATTTATGTATCGAGAACTATTTTGGTTGGTAACACCTCTTTTGGCGGGCCAGATAAGTTGAAAATATATTATACGGTTTTTCTGGTCTTTCATATTGTTCTTGCAACAACAGGAGCAGTACTCGGGGGTGTGACCATTCATGCAGGATTAAAGAATAATTTAGTGAGACACCGGAAACTGGGTCCAATCGCAAGTATTATTTGGTTTTTTACAGCGATAACGGGTGTTGCTGTTTATTTACTCCTTTATGTTTTTTATAAGGGCGGAGAAGTGACATCAATGTTTAAAGCGATTCTTGGTTTTTAA
- the ctaG gene encoding cytochrome c oxidase assembly factor CtaG → MPLSIFGFRALWSPWFLLIIILGMALYLLLTTKMRHRFKDTDPVTKSQLFFFMAGMVMLYVIKGSPLDLLGHILFSIHMVQMAALLLIVAPLIIMGIPNWMWKKVFDINIFNRIFSFFTKPILSLLLFSGMFSVYHIPLILDNVKLSPILHTIFTITLFISAVFFWWPILNTLKGQPKLHGLKKIGYVILSAILITPACSLIIFVDVPVYETYKSGEAWLQAMALCVPASTLSGLSGLGISGPELFTNMPTLVDQQLGGIIMKVFQELIYVGVLGSIFIKWHREELDNAEEITANALLERQRLTMHGQ, encoded by the coding sequence ATGCCTTTAAGTATATTTGGCTTCAGAGCTTTGTGGAGCCCATGGTTTTTACTAATTATCATACTAGGTATGGCTTTATATTTATTACTGACGACAAAAATGCGTCACCGATTTAAAGACACAGATCCGGTTACTAAGAGCCAGCTATTCTTTTTCATGGCCGGTATGGTTATGCTTTACGTTATAAAAGGCTCGCCTTTAGATTTACTTGGTCACATCTTATTTTCTATCCACATGGTACAAATGGCGGCTTTACTGCTTATTGTTGCACCGTTAATCATAATGGGCATTCCAAACTGGATGTGGAAAAAAGTCTTTGACATCAACATTTTTAATCGTATTTTTAGTTTCTTTACCAAACCAATTCTGAGCTTACTGTTATTTTCCGGTATGTTTTCCGTTTATCATATTCCACTAATTTTGGATAATGTTAAATTAAGCCCTATATTGCATACGATCTTCACTATAACGCTGTTTATTTCGGCGGTGTTCTTTTGGTGGCCAATCCTTAATACTTTGAAGGGGCAGCCAAAGCTTCATGGTCTGAAAAAAATAGGGTATGTAATATTAAGTGCAATACTAATTACTCCCGCATGTTCTTTAATTATTTTCGTAGATGTACCTGTGTACGAAACATACAAATCCGGTGAGGCTTGGTTACAGGCGATGGCACTATGTGTACCGGCAAGCACACTCTCGGGTTTATCCGGCTTGGGTATTTCAGGACCTGAATTATTCACGAATATGCCTACATTGGTTGATCAGCAACTAGGCGGGATTATCATGAAAGTATTCCAAGAACTTATTTATGTTGGTGTACTCGGTAGTATTTTCATTAAATGGCATCGAGAAGAGCTGGATAATGCTGAAGAAATTACGGCGAATGCTCTATTGGAACGCCAACGATTGACAATGCATGGTCAATAA
- a CDS encoding cytochrome C oxidase subunit IV family protein, giving the protein MSDVQVYKKSPAEFHLAQRRARESMRNQIMMFSLMIFLTIMSFSLVMAYQADVVGFSKYLVIPTVLLFAAVQVGLQLYYFMHMNEEGHGVPQMFMYTGAILAFTVVLTFVTIVWW; this is encoded by the coding sequence ATGTCGGACGTTCAAGTTTATAAAAAGTCACCAGCAGAATTTCATTTAGCGCAAAGACGCGCTCGTGAGTCAATGCGTAATCAAATAATGATGTTTTCGCTAATGATTTTCCTAACGATTATGTCATTCTCACTTGTTATGGCTTATCAAGCTGACGTAGTCGGATTCTCTAAGTACTTGGTTATCCCTACGGTTCTACTGTTTGCTGCGGTGCAAGTTGGTTTACAATTGTATTACTTCATGCACATGAATGAAGAAGGTCATGGCGTTCCACAAATGTTCATGTATACAGGAGCTATCCTTGCATTCACTGTTGTATTAACATTTGTTACAATTGTTTGGTGGTAA
- a CDS encoding cytochrome c oxidase subunit 3, which yields MDLNKKFTPETWPDHPERATLEAKNKFVGFWLFLGGETILFATLFATYLALKNKGPSGFKFSTQELFELPLVFVMTLLLLTSSLTSVYAMYHLRNFNFKKMQLWLAITAILGLGFLGLEMYEFVHYVKLGFTYDNSAFSSAFYTLVGTHGFHVAIGLVWITLLIYRNSKRGLNLYNASKFYTFSLYWHFIDVVWVFIFTVVYLMGVIG from the coding sequence ATGGATTTAAATAAAAAATTCACCCCTGAGACGTGGCCTGATCATCCGGAAAGAGCAACACTAGAGGCAAAGAATAAATTTGTCGGTTTCTGGTTGTTCCTTGGTGGAGAGACGATCCTGTTCGCGACGCTTTTTGCGACATATCTTGCTTTAAAGAATAAAGGACCAAGTGGATTTAAGTTTTCGACGCAAGAACTTTTTGAATTACCGCTTGTATTTGTTATGACGTTGCTTCTTCTAACATCGTCATTAACGAGTGTATATGCGATGTATCATTTAAGAAACTTCAATTTCAAGAAAATGCAACTTTGGCTTGCAATTACTGCAATCCTTGGGCTTGGTTTCCTTGGTTTGGAAATGTATGAATTTGTTCATTATGTAAAACTAGGCTTCACATATGACAACAGTGCATTCAGTTCTGCATTCTACACACTTGTTGGTACACACGGTTTCCACGTAGCAATCGGACTTGTCTGGATTACGCTACTCATCTACCGTAACTCCAAGCGCGGCCTGAACTTGTATAACGCATCGAAGTTCTACACTTTCTCGTTATACTGGCATTTCATTGACGTTGTTTGGGTATTCATCTTCACTGTAGTCTACTTGATGGGAGTGATAGGTTAA